GTTTAGACAGTGGAAGCAAGAGAAAAAGCCTTAACGCAAACTTCCAAAAAAGCCCGTCTTGAAAAAAGAGGGAAAATCATAACATTTATCTGCATCAGCATCATGGTGATTGCAGCGGCGTCCATTCTTTTCTTTGTTATCTCAAAAGGACTCGCCACATTCTTTGTAAATAATGTTTCGTTTGTCGATTTTATCACAGGGACAGACTGGAATCCTTCTAAAACAGACGCAGCTGGAAATCCACTCGTTGGCGCCTTGCCGATGATTCTTGGTTCTTTTGGTGTCACGTTACTCGCAGCTTGTATTGCTGCACCGCTCGCGATTGGCGCTGCTATTTTTATGGTAGAAATATCGCCTAAATTCGGTAAGAAAATTTTGCAACCAGTTATGGAGTTGCTTGTTGGGATTCCGTCCGTAGTTTACGGGTTTATCGGACTCAGCGTTGTTGTTCCATTTATTCGGGAACATATTTCAGGAAGTGGTTTTGGGATTGCAGCGGCGACCGCGGTTTTGACCGTCATGATTTTGCCGACTGTGACCAGTTTGACAGTGGATGCGATTCAATCGGTACCACGTCATTATCGTGAGGCTTCGCTTGCGCTTGGTGCAACGCGTTGGCAGACGATTTGGAAAGTTATTTTGCGCAGTGCACGACCTGGTATTTTGACCGCCGTTGTTTTCGGAATGGCGCGCGCGTTTGGTGAAGCACTTGCTGTACAAATGGTTATCGGAAACTCCGTGGTTATCCCGACTTCGTTATTCGAACCGGCCTCCACGTTAACTAGTATTTTAACAATGGGAATGGGAAATACCGTGATGGGGACGCTTGATAATAACGTGCTTTGGTCACTGGCAATGGTGCTACTTGCGATGTCACTATTCTTTATCATAATGATCCGCTTCATCGGGCGTAGGAGGAAAGTCAAATGAATGTAAAAACAAAAGATAAAATCGCGACATCGGTATTCTATCTAATCGCGATTCTCATAGTTGTCATTCTGGCTGGGCTCCTGGGTTATATCCTAGTTCAAGGCGTGCCACATTTAAGTTGGCATTTCCTCACTTCCCCACCAGAGTCATTTAAAGCAGGCGGCGGGATCGGCCCAGAAATCTGGAATTCCTTCTACATGCTGTTCATTACGATGCTTTTATCTGTGCCAATCGCGCTCGGAGCTGGTATCTACATGGCAGAATACGCCCGCAAAAATTGGATCACAGACTTTATTCGGACAACTATCGA
The sequence above is drawn from the Listeria weihenstephanensis genome and encodes:
- the pstC gene encoding phosphate ABC transporter permease subunit PstC; amino-acid sequence: MEAREKALTQTSKKARLEKRGKIITFICISIMVIAAASILFFVISKGLATFFVNNVSFVDFITGTDWNPSKTDAAGNPLVGALPMILGSFGVTLLAACIAAPLAIGAAIFMVEISPKFGKKILQPVMELLVGIPSVVYGFIGLSVVVPFIREHISGSGFGIAAATAVLTVMILPTVTSLTVDAIQSVPRHYREASLALGATRWQTIWKVILRSARPGILTAVVFGMARAFGEALAVQMVIGNSVVIPTSLFEPASTLTSILTMGMGNTVMGTLDNNVLWSLAMVLLAMSLFFIIMIRFIGRRRKVK